A segment of the Corynebacterium resistens DSM 45100 genome:
TTACTCCGAAGATATCGACGCTGGAGGCGAAAACTCGACGCGCCGATTCGAAACCTTGCATGTCGCTGATCGTGGGCGTGGCCACCTGTCCGGTGACCAATTTGGTGACAGCGAGGTTGATGCCCTGCAGCATGAGGAACGCAGCCAGGGTAATCAGGAAGCTCGGGATGCCTGTACGCATGACGAGATAGCCATTGAACGCGCCGATGGCCAAAGCGATGAGCAGGGAAAGCAGCACTCCCACCCACGAGTTCAGCCAGAAGTTGTAGTTCAGCATAGTAGCGGCCAATGCAGCGGTGGTCACGGCAACACCGGAAGACAGATCGAATTCATCGCCGATCATCAGCAGCCCCACGGCCAAAGCAATGATGCCCATGGTGGAGCTGGCATACAGCACGGTGGCGAAGGCATCCGCGCTACGGAAACTTGGCGCGACCACCATGAAGAGGAGGAAGATCACGACCGCGCCCAGGACGGACGCGAACTCGGGACGTTTGAGCCATCCTGCCATTAGCGAAGTCCCTTCTTCGCGGCATCCGCAATGGTGTCCACATTGGAGTTATCCACGAAGCTCGGGCCCGTCAGCACTGACTGGCCACCGCCTACGGTGGAGCCATTCCGCTTAGCCAGCCAGAGCGCATCAATGGCCATGTAGCCCTGCAGGTAAGGCTGCTGATCCACTGCCCACTGAATCTCGCCCTTCTTGATGGCGGTCACCAACTCCGCGTTGGTATCGAATGTGGAGATCTTCGCGTTGCTGCCCGCAGCTTTTGCCGATTTCACGCTCGCCAAGGCGACAGGGGCCACCAACCCCATGACCCAATCGATGTTCTTATCCTGCGCCAACTTGGCCTGCACGGTGGACTGCACACTGGTGAGATCCATGCCGTTGACGTAGAGGTTTTCTACCTCTCCTTTACCAGCTAGCCCTTTCTTGATGCCCCCACAGCGGGCTTCCTGGCTCGGGTTGCCCTGTTCGTGGATGACGCAGAGAACCTTCTTGGCGCCATCCTTAGCGAGGCGCTCGCCGGCTTGTTCGCCGGCCACCTTTTCATCTTGACCGAAGAACGCGGAAACCCCGTAACGCGAGTAATTGTCCATACCCGAATTCAGTCCAACGGTTGGGATCCCGGCATCAACCGCGCGCTTGGCTGCCGGTCCCAGCGCTTCGGGAGTCGGCATGGTGAGTGCCAGGCCGTCCACCTTGGAATCGATAGCGTTACGAACAAGGTTCGCTTGATCGGGCGCTTGTGGCGACGAACTGTAGCGCAGTTCGAGATTGTTCTTCTTCGCCGCATCTTCCGCCCCGGCCCGAACTAAGTCCCAGAAAGTATCGCCCGGCGCGCCGTGGCTCACCATCGCCACGGTGTAGCGCGGGGTATCTACTCCCCCACCGCCGCCGGAAGAATCGGTGTCTCGAGGGCGGCCTCCCGTTGCAGAGCAGCTACTCAATACCACCGACGCCACGACGAGAACCGCGACGATCACCACTAAGCGCAGGCGCTGAGTTGCGGGCGCCATGGCGATTGGCATAGAGGTCGCTGTTTTCGTTCCACGCGTGCCTGCGCCCAAGACAAACCTTGGGCGCAGGACTAATGAGGATGGGGAATTTTCCGAATTTGGTCGCACAAAAAGCGATTATGCGCAGGTCGGAGGGTGTGAGTCAATTTAGACCACGACGTTCTTAAACGTTTCAGAGCACCCCACCT
Coding sequences within it:
- a CDS encoding ABC transporter permease: MAGWLKRPEFASVLGAVVIFLLFMVVAPSFRSADAFATVLYASSTMGIIALAVGLLMIGDEFDLSSGVAVTTAALAATMLNYNFWLNSWVGVLLSLLIALAIGAFNGYLVMRTGIPSFLITLAAFLMLQGINLAVTKLVTGQVATPTISDMQGFESARRVFASSVDIFGVNVNVTVFWWLLFVGLASFLLFKTRFGNWIFAVGGDAEAARAVGVPVRRTKIILFMFVAFAAWFVGMHNLFAFDSIQAGQGVGNEFLYIIAAVIGGCALTGGKGTAVGTAVGALIFGMTNQGIVYAGWNPDWFKFFLGAMLLFAVLTNNSVSRFTRGKA
- a CDS encoding sugar ABC transporter substrate-binding protein; its protein translation is MAPATQRLRLVVIVAVLVVASVVLSSCSATGGRPRDTDSSGGGGGVDTPRYTVAMVSHGAPGDTFWDLVRAGAEDAAKKNNLELRYSSSPQAPDQANLVRNAIDSKVDGLALTMPTPEALGPAAKRAVDAGIPTVGLNSGMDNYSRYGVSAFFGQDEKVAGEQAGERLAKDGAKKVLCVIHEQGNPSQEARCGGIKKGLAGKGEVENLYVNGMDLTSVQSTVQAKLAQDKNIDWVMGLVAPVALASVKSAKAAGSNAKISTFDTNAELVTAIKKGEIQWAVDQQPYLQGYMAIDALWLAKRNGSTVGGGQSVLTGPSFVDNSNVDTIADAAKKGLR